Within the Salinimonas marina genome, the region CCTGAAAGAAGAGGAAGTGGATTTAGAGCACTTTGATAAGAACAGCTAGGTAAACCGTTCCGGCTAGCCGTTTAACGCGCTGGCCGGAGCCACTTTCACCGCTTGGCTGGCCGGATACAAGGTGGCCAGGACCACCAGAATCACTGCTACCACCACCGTCAACACCACATCCATAACCTGCAGCTGTGACGGTAAAAAGTTAATAAAGTAAATATCCCCTGACAGAATTTCAGTATTAAAAACCCCTTCAATGGTTTTCACAATGCTTGCCAGGTTTGGCGCAGTTATCACCGCGAGCACGGTTCCGGCCACTATTCCGATAATGCCATTGGTTAGCCCCTGTAATATAAACGCCTGGCGTATCAGGCTGTCCTGGGCGCCCATGGTTTTTAATATGGCGATGGCCGCCCGCTTTTCACGTACCGCCATCACCAGGGTCGATACAATATTGAAGCAGGCAACGGCAATAACCAATGTCAGAACGATGTACACTACCGTTCGAACCAGCTGAATGTCGTTGTACAGATGCCCCTGGGTCCGGGTCCAGTCTGACATATAGACTGCCTGCGGAAATCGATAACCGATATCTCTCATCACCGTTTTGGCCTGATAGGGATCATGCAGCCTGAAGCGCAGCCCCTGAGCCCCGGAATCGATATTCGCCGCCTGTGAGGCCTTACCAAGGTGCATCAGACCCAGGTAGTTATCCAGCTCTCCCCCGATAGACAAGCTGCCGGCCAAAGTGAGTTTAATTCTTTGGGGTGCTTTAAACACCATATCATCGCTGGTCACCGGCACCAGTACCCCCAGATTGTCACCGACTTCAAGGCCGAATTTCTCGATTAACCCCTGTCCCAGCAACACAGTATTGTGGCTTTGCCGAAAACGCTCCCATGCCTGCGGAGTCACCTGTTGTCGCCATTGTGAGTAGTCAACGGACGCCACGGCCAAGCCGGTCAGCTCCACCGGTTTTAACGCCCCTTTATGCTGGAGCATGCCGGTAATCTTGGTATAAGGTTCAACCGAAACCAGCCGTTCGTCGCGCTCCAGCTCGGTCATTACTGCCGGCCAGTTGTTTATGCCCTCATTAGACACCGAGTAGAGCTCACCATGGGGAATGACCGCCAGGATCCGATGGGTAAGCTCTCGTTCAAAGCCGTTCATAACGCTTAACAGGGTGATAAGTACAAAACACCCAAGCCCGATGCCGAAGGTAGACGAAAAGGAGATAAAAGAGATGTAGCGGTTTTGTTGTTTGGCCTGACGAAACCGTCGGGCCAGCTGCCAGGCAAGTTTCATGGGGCTGTTCCTGCACCAGGTGCGGCCAGCTCACCATCCACGATGGTCAGGGTGCGATCCATCTGCGCCGCCAGTTCGGTATCGTGGGTGACCACGATAAAGCTGGTATTAAGCTCCTGACTGAGCTCACGTAACAAGGCGTACACTTGCACCCCAGTTTTGTGATCAAGGTTACCGGTGGGCTCATCTGCCAATACCAGCGCCGGCTCACAAACCAGCGCCCGGGCGATGGCCACACGCTGACGCTCGCCCCCCGATAAAGCGGCGGGTTTATGCTTTAACCGATGCGATAAGCCGACCCGGTCTAACAGCGCAGCCGCCTGCTGACGCGCCTTGCCGGCGCTTTCACCAGCAATCAGCCTGGGCATTGCGACATTTTCCAACGCGGTGAATTCCGATAATAAATGATGGAACTGGTAAATAAACCCCATGTGCTTATTACGCAAGGTGGCCAGCTGCGACGCTGAGAGCGAAAAGAGGGATTGCTGGTTAAACCACACCTGACCTGAGGTTGGTGAGTCCAGGCCACCAAGAATATGCAATAAGGTGCTTTTCCCCGATCCGGAGCTGCCTAATATTGCAATATGTTCAGCGGTGTTGACTGAAAATGAAACATTCCTGAGCACCGAGGTATCTACGGCACCTTCATGATAGGTTTTACTGATGTCTTTACAGACAAGAATTTCCTGCATATTAACCATTTAACGAACCAGGGTTTACCTGTGCAAATGGTACCGTGATTACGGTGAGTAACCAAGAAATTACCAGGAATTAGCAAAAGGGATATTTTTAGGTGACTCCCAGGAACTGGGGCACCAGAAGTGGCGGAGCGGACGGGACTCGAACCCGCGACCCCCGGCGTGACAGGCCGGTATTCTAACCAACTGAACTACCGCTCCACTAAGGGCATCTTTATCATTGAATGGCGGAGCGGACGGGACTCGAACCCGCGACCCCCGGCGTGACAGGCCGGTATTCTAACCAACTGAACTACCGCTCCACACAAGGATAAAGATTATTGTAAACTAATGGCGGAGCGGACGGGACTCGAACCCGCGACCCCCGGCGTGACAGGCCGGTATTCTAACCAACTGAACTACCGCTCCGTGGCCTTTAGTTTACTGTATTAAAAAGTGGCGGAGCGGACGGGACTCGAACCCGCGACCCCCGGCGTGACAGGCCGGTATTCTAACCAACTGAACTACCGCTCCACAATTTTTAATACTTTCAGCAAGTTGGATTCGTTCCGTTGAAGACCGTTCCCCCTCACTGCGGCGCAGATAATACGGTTATCGATTTTAAGAGTCAACGCTTTTTTACCACAAAAAAACAGAAAACAGTGCGTTTGCATGATTATTCGACACAATGTCGAAATATGCATCAAAAATGGTCAGAAATCAGACCCGTAGGCCTAGGAATTAGTGCTTTCGGCTTTCGATTTTTTTCCTAACAAACTCAGAATTTTGTCTTTAATACCCGGGGTTGGGTTTGGCGTAGCAGCAGACGGGTTGTCCAAATTCAGATCTAACTCATCGGCTGTGACCGACGCTTTTTTTCTGCGCCATAATACGAACCCTACCACGCTACCCACCACAAGCAATATAGTGCCGTTTACTGCCACCAGT harbors:
- a CDS encoding lipoprotein-releasing ABC transporter permease subunit, with the protein product MKLAWQLARRFRQAKQQNRYISFISFSSTFGIGLGCFVLITLLSVMNGFERELTHRILAVIPHGELYSVSNEGINNWPAVMTELERDERLVSVEPYTKITGMLQHKGALKPVELTGLAVASVDYSQWRQQVTPQAWERFRQSHNTVLLGQGLIEKFGLEVGDNLGVLVPVTSDDMVFKAPQRIKLTLAGSLSIGGELDNYLGLMHLGKASQAANIDSGAQGLRFRLHDPYQAKTVMRDIGYRFPQAVYMSDWTRTQGHLYNDIQLVRTVVYIVLTLVIAVACFNIVSTLVMAVREKRAAIAILKTMGAQDSLIRQAFILQGLTNGIIGIVAGTVLAVITAPNLASIVKTIEGVFNTEILSGDIYFINFLPSQLQVMDVVLTVVVAVILVVLATLYPASQAVKVAPASALNG
- the lolD gene encoding lipoprotein-releasing ABC transporter ATP-binding protein LolD — its product is MQEILVCKDISKTYHEGAVDTSVLRNVSFSVNTAEHIAILGSSGSGKSTLLHILGGLDSPTSGQVWFNQQSLFSLSASQLATLRNKHMGFIYQFHHLLSEFTALENVAMPRLIAGESAGKARQQAAALLDRVGLSHRLKHKPAALSGGERQRVAIARALVCEPALVLADEPTGNLDHKTGVQVYALLRELSQELNTSFIVVTHDTELAAQMDRTLTIVDGELAAPGAGTAP